A single window of Aspergillus oryzae RIB40 DNA, chromosome 8 DNA harbors:
- a CDS encoding uncharacterized protein (amino acid transporters) codes for MGIYMENATDKAQGEPVDHGADTQLHRTLGTRHLTMVALGSAIGMGMWLGSGTSLANGGPASLFIGFLISSSIIWSVCQSIGEMAVIYPLPSAFVQWATIFISPAAGFALGWGYWFSYWITIANELQGVVTVLNYWTDEVPKAAWISIFWAVIILINIWAVRFFAEVEVVASTIKFGWMFICVIALIVVTAGGSPQGGPIGFRYWNAQPVNNGFKGFISVIPTCIFAMAGSENAALVATEVANPRESVPKAIKSVWFRLGLFYILGSLMITLTVDPNDPSLFGGSGSNASPFVIAFKNAGIPILAHITNAVIFISVISTGSISGYGGSRILMGLAHVKMNHKDVLQVFGKADSVGRPWAGYIATIGIGGALAYLNVTHTGAQVFTWLSNLVSLLTLFGWSMICLSHLRFRYTWTLQGRNEAHLPWRSWAYPYAAWWGLIWCLVVFGIQFYLSIWPLHEKTSAKNFFANYISVIAVAIIWVCAQVWYSCPLWADARNIDLDMCRRFYADTVDEESTPVAKSLARKLRVVCK; via the exons ATGGGCATATATATGGAAAATGCGACAGACAAGGCACAAGGGGAACCAGTTGACCATGGAGCAGATACCCAACTCCATCGCACCCTCGGCACCCGCCATTTGACTATGGTTGCCCTCGGGTCAGCAATTGGCATGGGGATGTGGCTAGGAAGTGGCACGTCCTTGGCCAACGGGGGCCCCGCCAGTCTTTTCATTGGATTTCTTATAAGCAGCTCAATTATCTGGTCTGTCTGTCAATCCATTGGTGAAATGGCGGTTATatatcctcttccttcgGCATTTGTGCAATGGGCTACAATCTTCATCAGCCCAGCTGCTGGTTTCGCTCTTGGGTGGGGATATTGGTTTTCCTACTGGATCACAATTGCCAATGAACTTCAG GGTGTTGTAACTGTTCTCAACTATTGGACAGACGAGGTGCCAAAGGCCGCATGGATATCTATTTTTTGGGCTGTTATCATCTTGATCAACATCTGGGCTGTGAGGTTCTTCGCAGAGGTGGAAGTAGTCGCATCAACCATCAAATTTGGCTGGATGTTCATTTGTGTCATTGCATTAATTG TGGTTACTGCTGGAGGCTCGCCCCAGGGAGGCCCTATTGGATTCCGTTATTGGAATGCGCAGCCTGTTAACAACGGGTTCAAGGGCTTTATCAGCGTCATTCCGACCTGTATATTTGCAATGGCTGGCTCGGAGAATGCTGCGTTGGTGGCTACTGAAGTTGCTAACCCGCGAGAATCGGTACCGAAAGCTATCAAATCCGTCTGGTTCCGTCTCGGccttttctatatcttggGAAGCCTTATGATTACATTAACTGTGGACCCGAATGATCCTAGTTTATTTGGTGGTTCCGGGAGTAACGCCTCGCCGTTCGTGATTGCTTTCAAGAATGCCGGGATACCGATACTAGCCCATATCACGAATGCTGTGATTTTTATTTCCGTGATATCCACTGGTAGTATATCGGGGTATGGTGGCTCTCGAATCCTGATGGGGCTGGCACATGTCAAGATGAATCACAAG GATGTCCTCCAGGTATTCGGTAAAGCAGACAGTGTAGGTCGACCATGGGCTGGCTATATTGCCACCATCGGGATTGGAGGTGCTCTCGCTTACCTCAACGTGACACATACTGGAGCACAAGTTTTCACATGGCTTTCCAACCTAGTCTCCCTACTTACACTATTTGGATGGTCTATGATATGTCTTTCCCACCTACGGTTTAGATATACCTGGACGCTGCAAGGCCGTAATGAGGCGCACCTTCCTTGGAGATCGTGGGCATACCCGTATGCCGCATGGTGGGGCTTAATCTGGTGTCTTGTTGTCTTTGGGATTCAGTTTTACTTGAGCATTTGGCCGCTTCACGAGAAGACGTCCGCGAAGAATTTCTTTGCCAATTACATCAGTGTAATAGCTGTTGCTATCATCTGGGTTTGTGCTCAGGTTTGGTATAGCTGTCCACTTTGGGCTGATGCGCGCAATATCGACTTGGATATGTGTCGGCGCTTCTATGCTGATACTGTAGATGAGGAGTCTACCCCAGTGGCCAAGTCTTTGGCAAGGAAGCTGCGTGTTGTTTGCAAGTAA